ATTTCTGACTCGCTCCCCCGGCCACCCCAACCGCCAGATCGACGATCTCCTGCCGTGGACCTCGATCAGGCGGCGGACGAGCTGCACCAAGGTGTCGTCCTGAGGTTTGTGATATGGCCCGCGGAGCTTCGCCGCACGATGCACCTTGTCATGGAGATGCGAGCGGGTCACCTCGATTGTCTCGGCGACGGCCTTCGTCGGGAACCGTCCCTCGGCTGCGACAGAGCCGCAAGCTCGGTTTTATGGGATGGCCCACCCCTCCTGAGAAGCATCGACTAGGATGCCGGTTGTGGAGAATAAAGGAGCGAGCCATGAACATTGCTATCCTCGGAATCGATCTGGGCAAGAACCCGTGCAGTGTGGTTTGGCGTCGACGAGACCGGCGCTGTCGTACTGCGCCGGCGCATGCTTCATCAGACGATTGTGCAGTGTGCGTCGGGCCTGCCGCGCTGGGGGATGGCGATGGAGCCGCGCTGCGGCGCGCACCATCTCGGACGCATTCTCCCAGCGCGGGGTCACGAGATGTCTGGACTGTGCTGGCGGGACAGGAGACAACCCGGCTGCGCCCGGGCCGGCGCAGACTTTCGGAGCCAACCCGAACCGTCTCTACGGAGACGGCGACGGGATCGTATTGGCCTTCGGTGCCGCGCTCCCAATGCAGACAATCCTATGATGGCTGGCGCGCAACGGCTCGACGCGATAGCGTGGTGGCCTAGCGGGGTATGCATGGGCGTTCTGGTAAAATACGTCGTCGAAGATGATGGGGGAAACATCATCACGTCGAGTTATCTTCCTCGGGGATATGAAGATGACGATGCTGCTGCCGTGCATATCGACGTGCTCCGCAGCTCGCGTGATGTAAGCGGATACGACGCCAAGCATGGACGCTGGTGGGCGCGGGATCGTGCAGATCCCCAACTTTGGCACTACTGGTGGGTCGAATGCCCGAAACCGGCAGAGAATTAGTTCAGCGGACCGGCGCGGCGGGATTACGGCGGGACCAGCGCGCGCCGATCGTTAGAAGTTTGCGCCGCTGATATCGCCGCCAAGGGCGTGGCGGCCACCGATCACAAACTGCTCGGCACTCATGGCGATGTGCTTGGCCGCTGCGCGAACGTCGCGTTCGCGCCTCTCGAAGGGCTGGGACTCGGCAAGGGCTCGTGCTCCGATCAGATCGTTCACCCGCAGCACGACGCCCACTGCGACTTCAGCGGCGTGAGAACAGGCAAGCCGGTAGTTGATCCGGGCCGCAACCAGATCAGAGCCCTCGCTTTCGACGGACGCGCACAAGGCCGACATGGCTGACCGCATGTAGGCGCCAGCCGCCCTGCACTTCGCAAGGCAGCGCCCGATCTCTGCGTGAGCCAGTTCGCGTTCTGCGACGGGGACGGTGATGCCTTGACGACGGTGGCCGGAGCTGATCGAGATGAGCGCGTCGATTGCACCCTTGGCGATCCCAAGCGGCACAGTGGAAACGGTCCAGACAAAGGCGGAAATGCCCGGAAGGCGATAGACGACACCGGCGTGGGTAGGATTTGGCTGAAAGTCGCAAACAAATTCGACAGGCAGGAACGCCTCGTCTGCCTCGAAATCCCAGCTTCCGGTGCCTCTCATCCCTGACACATGCCAGTTGTCGATCAGATTGACGGCCTCACGAGGCAAGAACGCCAGAACGATCCGCCCATTTGCCGACCCCTTCCCTTCGTTCACCTCACAAAGTGCGGCAAAGGTCGTGGCGTGGGGCGCGCCGCTTGCAAAAGGCCACCGGCCGGTGATGCGGTATCCAGACTTAGTAGGGACCGCCTTGCCAATCGCGCCTGTGCTTGAGGCGACGAAGGCCGACGGTTTCCCGAACACCTTCCGTGCGGCTTTTAACGGTAGATAGCCGCCAGCGCGCGAAATGCCGCCTCCGTTTCCGACGAGCCAGCCGATTGTCCCATCGAGTGCTGCGGCGTGCTCGACCACGGTCATGAAGTCGAGGGGCGAAAGCCCGCATCCGCCCAGTTGAGCTGGCAGCAGAAGGCGGAAGAACCCCGCTTCGCTCAAGGCACCAAACACCTCGTCTGACAGCCTTCGATCCGCGTCAAAGCGCTCGGATTGCTCTGCCAGCAGAGGGCGGATCTGTTCGAAGCTTTCGATCATGGTTGCGGCGGTCGATGCCGATTGTCCGTCCAGCATGATGATCTCCTTCCAGAATACCGGAATGGTCGGACTCGATGCGATGCGGGGCAACAGTAAAAAATTCGGGGCAAGGTGACTACAATTCATCTAGAATTCGACCCATGCACCGCCTTCCACCTCTTCGAGAGCTTCAGGCCTTCGAATCCGCGGCCCGCCTTCTGAGCTTCAGGAAGGCGGCCGAGGAACTGTCCGTCACACCCACAGCCGTCAGCCACCAGATACGGCTACTGGAACGCTATTGCGGCCAGCCCCTTTTCCAGCGCCAGCCGAGGCCCTTGCAGCTCACCACTGCGGGCGCACAGCTTCTGCCGGTTGTACGGGACGCTTTCCTGTCGATCTCGGACGAACTTGCCCGCCTTACCCCCGGCAGCCGGATCGGCCATCTTCGGGTGACGACAACCAGCGCCTTCGCCGCGCGCTGGTTGCTGCCGCGTCTGGAAAGCTGGCGAGCGGAGGCGCCGGGATCGACGCTCGACCTTGTGGGAACGGATACGGTGCTGAACCTTCGCACGGGCGAAGTTGACGTTGCGATCCGTTATACCCGACGGTTCCCGACAGACGGAGTCGCGGTGGAGCTACTTCGCGACACCTTCCACGTCGTTGCCGCGCCGTCGATGCTCCAGGGAGGCGTCGGGATGATCGAGCCTCAGGCGATCCTCGATCTGCCACGTGTCGAGGTCGGCTGGCCCCTGACCGACGTAGGTGCGCCTACTTGGCGTCACTGGGAGACTGCGGCCCGAGCGGCAGGCCACCGAATCAGCGGGACCGCCCGGCCACCGCAACTGAAATTCCACGAAGAGCACCACGGGATCGAAGCGATCGTGGCCGGACAGGGTCTTGGGCTGTGTAGTGACGTCCTCGTTGCACGGGAGCTTCGCGATGGCCGTCTTCTGCGAGTCAGCGATATCGTTCTGCCCGGTTACGGCTTCTATTTTGTCTATCGGGCCGAGCACCCGAGGCGCGGGGCCTTGGAAGCCCTGCTTCGCTGGATGCAGCGACAAGCCTCCGCGTGAAGCTGATTGTCAAACCTGTGCGTGCGCCGGCTGACGCAGCTGCCCAATTCCGATGAGACCGGTAATTTCTCTGGGGTCGAATACGGGTTGTTGGGCTGGAATGGTCCATCAGCGTCGCTTTGTTCGGAGACAAAGCGATGGCGGTGGAATGGACAATCAGGATCGAGGGCAGGAACGAGTTCGGTGACGTTTGCCGGAAGACGGTCCGCGTCGCAACAGCTGAGAACGTCTGTTTGACGGCGACCTTGGCCTGTCGATCGAGAACAGCAAGACGATCATGACGGTGCTGCAGAGCGGTCGTGAACCACGAGGCGGAGACATATTCTCTCTTTCGTCGGGTCTGCCCGGATTGCCACAGGTTTCGGCCGGTCAAGGACTACACGACGCGCCAGATCCGGACCGTCTTCGGCACCGTGGAGGTGCGCAATCCCCGCTGGATGACTTGCCGAGATTTTTTTAGTCGAAGATCCACCAGGTGTTGGCAGGCCATGCTTCCACCCCTCCAGAAAGGCTTCGAAGATGTTGCCCTAGTCCATCTCGGCGTCGCGGATAATGCGACCATTTTGCCTTCCGGAGGTCACCGGCGAGACCCCTCGCGTGCACATCGTCCTGCACCAGGGAGGAGAAGAGCGTCTGTGCCTGCCGATTCCGAGTACACCCGCGACGGCAGCGAAGCGCTCTGGCGAGGGCAACATGTTCACGTAGGGAGAGTCCTTGTCGGAAGCCTCGTCCAGATCGAAAAAGCGTGCGCCCAGGACATGCTCGTCGGCGAACTTTTCCCGCGCACTCTTGCCAGCTTCGGGGTTGTACCAGGAGCAGCCGATGGCGACGACGCCCGGATCTCCCAGCCGCTCTTGCAGCCATTGCGACTCGACGAGAAACTCATCCAAGTCCCGGTCCCCTTGCGCGATATATTGCCAATCTGTCAGACAGAAACTCTAACCTTCATCGAAGTTCGGCGCAATTGCTGCGATCATCCGAGCATTCCGGCTGTCTGGGATTGAAAGATTGACAAAGCGACCGGCGCTCGGCAGGTGTTTTGTCTGACAGAAATAGAGATCCTTGTGGACGCCAGCGGCCTGCCAGACATCAATCCGTTAGCGCTTGATACGGCGGCGGTCGCACGGCATCTCGCGGCGAACGCGCTGCATCTCAACCGCAGCGCGAGCGCGACCCGCCTGTCCGGCGGCCTTTCCAACCTCAATTATCTGATCAGCCTCGATGGGCGTCCCGCGGTGTTGCGCCGCCCGCCGGCGGGAGATCTGGCCCGGCGATCCCGACTGCATGCACCGTCTGGGGCAGATGCCGACCGCTCGGCCGGGCTTTCTCACGCGCGCCGAGGTCGTACAGGCCTATGCGCACCGGTCGGGCCGCGACGTCTCCGGCTTCGGACCGTGGCGCATCCTGGCGCTGCTCAAGCTAGGCGTCGTGTTCATCCAGCTCCATCGCAACTGGGCCGGCGGCACCGCGGGAGACAGCCGCTACGCCGGCTTCGCGGCGCTCGGCGGTGACATACTGGACTTCGCCGTCGCCTCGACGACGCGGCCGATCTGAGAAAGGCACATGATGGACTTCTCGATTCCCGCCGAACTGCAGGATCTCGCAACCCGTATCGGCGACTTCGTCCGTGCCGAGATTGTTCCGCTCGAGAGCGACCCGCGCTGGGGCAGCCACGGACCGAGCGAGGCTTTCCGGCTGGACCTCGTGGCGCGTGCCCGCGCGAAGGGCCTGCTTGCGCCGCATGTGCCGATCGAATTCGGCGGGCTGGGACTGAGCCATTTCGGCCGAGCCATCGCCTTCGAGGCCGCCGGCTACTCGATGCTGGGACCCATCGCTCTCCACTGCGCGGCGCCGGACGAGGGCAACATACATCTCCTGGCCGAAGTGGCCGATGCGCGCCAGAAAGAGCGCTTCTTGCGTCCGCTCGCCAGCGGCGAAAGCCGATCCTGCTTCGCCATGACGGAGCCGATGGGCGCGGGCTCCGACCCGGCGCCCCTGGAGACCGTAGCCGAACCCGTGGCGGGCGGATATCGCATCAGCGGCCGCAAATGGCTGATCACCGGCGCCGAGGACGCACGCTTCGTCATCATCATGGCCAAGCTTGCGGGCGGTGAGCGGGCGGGTGCGGCGACCATGCTCCTGGCCGACATGGACCAGCCGGAGATCGTGCTGGAGCGCCAGCTCGACAGCATGGATTCCTCCTTCACCGGCGGCCACTGGGTGATGCGCTTCGACAATCTGTTCGTGCCCGACGAGGATGTGCTCGGCGCCGTCGGCGAAGGGTTTCGCTACGCCCAGGTGCGGCTCGCTCCGGCGCGGCTGACCCATTGCATGCGCTGGCTGGGTTCGGCCGTGCGGGCGCAGGAGATCGCCCGCGACTACGCAACCCGGCGCACCGCCTTCGGCAAACCGCTCTCGGAGCACGAAGGCGTGGGTTTCATGCTCGCCGACAACAACATGGACATCCATGTGGCACGGCTCGCCATATGGCACACGGCCTGGGTTCTCGACCAGGGCCAGAAGGGCAACATGGAAAGCTCGCGCGCCAAGGTCATCTGCTCCGAAGCCGTCTGGCGCGTGGCCGACCGCTGCGTCCAGATCCTCGGCGGGCTCGGTCTGACCCGCGACACCGTGGTGGAGCGGATCTTCCGCGATATCCGAGCCTTCCGCATCTACGATGGGCCGTCGGAGGTGCATCGCTGGTCGCTTGCACGGCGCATCGCCGACGGGAGGCACTGACAATGACCGGCAGGAGCATGTTCGACCTCGGCGGCCGTCTCTGCGTCGTCACGGGCGGAGGCCGCGGCATCGGCAAGTCGATCGCCGCCGCGCTGGCCGCGCAGGGCGGCAAGGCCGTCGTCACCGGCCGTTCGGAGGAGACGTTGCGGCAGGCGGTGGATGAGATTCGGGGTGATGGCGGCAATGCCGATTGGCTCACCGCCGACATTCAGGACGAGGCGGCGGTGATCGGGCTACGCTAACGCGTGGCACCCTAGCAAGACAGTGGCGAAATGGACCAGACCAACACGCAGGCACGCGATCGCAACTCGCCCGCCTACCGCCAGATCGCGCAGGAACTCGAATAGCAGGTGCTCTCCGGTGAACTGGCGGTCGGGCGTGTCCTTCCCGGCGAGCTGTCGCTTGCCAAGCGCTTCAATGTCAGCCGCTCGACGATCCGCGAGGCGATACGGCTGCTCGAGCAGTTCGGTCTCATCCGGCGCGAGGCAGGTCGCAACAAGCTGACCATCACCACGCCGAGCAACAAGGACATCGGCGAGCGCATGCGCACCGCCTTCCTGCTGCAGGACACGACCTTCGAGCAACTCTGGGAGGTCATGAGCGCGCTGGAGCCGATGTGCGCCAGCGTGGCGGCGACAAAGGCGAGCGAGAGCGATCTGCAGGCGATCGCGGACAATCTCGCGCGCACCGAAGCCGCGGTGGGCGACCCGGATCGTCTGGTGCAGCTCGACATCGAGTTCCACAATCTCGTCGCCGCGGCGACCGGCAACAGCGCGCTCAGGCTCAGCCGCGACACGGTGGGCGAACTGTTCTACCCGGCCTTCAACCTCGTCATCCGCCGCCTGAACGTGGGCGCGCGGTTGCTTTTGGCCCACCGCAAGATTCTCGAGGCGCTCCAGGCCCGCAATCCCGCCGAGGCGCTTTTGTGGATGGAACGGCACATCGGTGATTTTCAGCGCGGCTGCGATCTCGCCAATCTCGACTTCAACGCGCCGATCAGTGGCCCCATGGCCGAGATCCTCTGACGATTGGACGAAGTGGTGCCGTGGCGGCATGCCTCTCCCGTCCATGGCCAGATGAAGCCGGAGAAGCAGGAGATCGACCGGCTCCGCAAGGAAGTGGCGAAGAGAGGGCGGAGCGCGACATTCCAAAAAAAATCGTCGCGGGGCCTGGGCCCGCCTGTGCGGGTAGAAACACCTGCCACTCTTGCACGTGGAGGGGAGTTGCCGATGGCTTATTGTAAGCGTCTGACTCCGTTAAAAAACGTGGCACATAGGCCGACGCGCACTTGAGAATGGTGACGCCGTCTCCCAGTCGATGCCGACCGCGATCATCACTGCTTGGCTCATCGCCACGCCGGCCTCCCTGACCTTCGCATAGAAAGCGTCGAGGATCAGGTAGGCGAAGGGCTCCTGAAGCGGACGCCCGACAAAGGCGGCTAGGCTCTCGTCCATGGTGGCGTTCCTTCGCGGGAATCGGTGACGTTGAACATCACCAGCCTGCCATGACCGCCCCTCTCAGCGAATTTGCAGAACTCTCAGCACACTACCGACAATTTCGCTTAAGCTATTGTCGCTCGACGACCCGGCAATCACCGGCCGCGCCTTGTCACCGATCCACCTGCTTTTACGCTTCTACAAGTCAAGTATTCCGACGTCGGCTGCGAACTGTGCGGACCAATTCATCCGGATTTTCGCACGCTGACCGATGCCCGAAAGACATTGCGGCAAACGACGTGATTGTCGCGCGTGAGCGTTTTCAGCGGCT
Above is a genomic segment from Mesorhizobium sp. containing:
- a CDS encoding acyl-CoA dehydrogenase family protein — protein: MLDGQSASTAATMIESFEQIRPLLAEQSERFDADRRLSDEVFGALSEAGFFRLLLPAQLGGCGLSPLDFMTVVEHAAALDGTIGWLVGNGGGISRAGGYLPLKAARKVFGKPSAFVASSTGAIGKAVPTKSGYRITGRWPFASGAPHATTFAALCEVNEGKGSANGRIVLAFLPREAVNLIDNWHVSGMRGTGSWDFEADEAFLPVEFVCDFQPNPTHAGVVYRLPGISAFVWTVSTVPLGIAKGAIDALISISSGHRRQGITVPVAERELAHAEIGRCLAKCRAAGAYMRSAMSALCASVESEGSDLVAARINYRLACSHAAEVAVGVVLRVNDLIGARALAESQPFERRERDVRAAAKHIAMSAEQFVIGGRHALGGDISGANF
- a CDS encoding LysR substrate-binding domain-containing protein, whose amino-acid sequence is MHRLPPLRELQAFESAARLLSFRKAAEELSVTPTAVSHQIRLLERYCGQPLFQRQPRPLQLTTAGAQLLPVVRDAFLSISDELARLTPGSRIGHLRVTTTSAFAARWLLPRLESWRAEAPGSTLDLVGTDTVLNLRTGEVDVAIRYTRRFPTDGVAVELLRDTFHVVAAPSMLQGGVGMIEPQAILDLPRVEVGWPLTDVGAPTWRHWETAARAAGHRISGTARPPQLKFHEEHHGIEAIVAGQGLGLCSDVLVARELRDGRLLRVSDIVLPGYGFYFVYRAEHPRRGALEALLRWMQRQASA
- a CDS encoding acyl-CoA dehydrogenase family protein; this encodes MMDFSIPAELQDLATRIGDFVRAEIVPLESDPRWGSHGPSEAFRLDLVARARAKGLLAPHVPIEFGGLGLSHFGRAIAFEAAGYSMLGPIALHCAAPDEGNIHLLAEVADARQKERFLRPLASGESRSCFAMTEPMGAGSDPAPLETVAEPVAGGYRISGRKWLITGAEDARFVIIMAKLAGGERAGAATMLLADMDQPEIVLERQLDSMDSSFTGGHWVMRFDNLFVPDEDVLGAVGEGFRYAQVRLAPARLTHCMRWLGSAVRAQEIARDYATRRTAFGKPLSEHEGVGFMLADNNMDIHVARLAIWHTAWVLDQGQKGNMESSRAKVICSEAVWRVADRCVQILGGLGLTRDTVVERIFRDIRAFRIYDGPSEVHRWSLARRIADGRH
- a CDS encoding SDR family NAD(P)-dependent oxidoreductase, whose protein sequence is MTGRSMFDLGGRLCVVTGGGRGIGKSIAAALAAQGGKAVVTGRSEETLRQAVDEIRGDGGNADWLTADIQDEAAVIGLR
- a CDS encoding FCD domain-containing protein; the protein is MLSGELAVGRVLPGELSLAKRFNVSRSTIREAIRLLEQFGLIRREAGRNKLTITTPSNKDIGERMRTAFLLQDTTFEQLWEVMSALEPMCASVAATKASESDLQAIADNLARTEAAVGDPDRLVQLDIEFHNLVAAATGNSALRLSRDTVGELFYPAFNLVIRRLNVGARLLLAHRKILEALQARNPAEALLWMERHIGDFQRGCDLANLDFNAPISGPMAEIL